From Vicinamibacterales bacterium, a single genomic window includes:
- a CDS encoding agmatine deiminase family protein, with amino-acid sequence MAPKAPHAPKAPKGTPADHGFSFPAEWYPHRGTWISWPRPEGISFPDRYHDAIEDIAGLIRVLVTREEVHLNVPNTNYERIVRAFLRDRKVPLGRVRFHHIKTNECWARDHGPAFVLRTRRGRTEAAIVDWGFNAWGGKYPPYDADDAVPARIAEELGLPVFYPGIVMEGGAVDFNGAGTVLTTTSCLLNKNRNRTLSKTDIECFLRDYYGQQHVVWLGDGIEGDDTDGHIDDLARFVDARTIAIGIETNRRDPNFAILQRARRALDKARDQDGRPFDILELPMPKPLSYDGQRLPATYLNFYFVNGALLVPTFGQPARDRQAMAVLQRHLPGRKVIGVDCRALIWGLGAIHCFTQQMPKF; translated from the coding sequence TTGGCACCCAAGGCACCGCACGCACCCAAGGCCCCGAAAGGGACGCCAGCGGACCACGGCTTCTCATTTCCAGCCGAGTGGTATCCACATCGCGGCACCTGGATCAGCTGGCCGCGTCCCGAAGGCATCTCGTTTCCCGATCGCTACCACGACGCCATCGAAGACATCGCCGGCCTCATCCGCGTGCTGGTCACGCGCGAGGAAGTGCACCTCAACGTTCCCAACACCAACTACGAGCGCATCGTCCGCGCGTTCTTGCGCGATCGCAAGGTGCCGCTTGGCCGCGTGCGCTTCCACCACATCAAGACCAACGAGTGCTGGGCCCGCGACCACGGTCCCGCTTTCGTGCTGCGGACCCGCCGCGGCAGGACCGAAGCGGCGATCGTCGACTGGGGCTTCAACGCGTGGGGCGGCAAGTATCCGCCCTATGACGCCGATGACGCCGTGCCGGCGCGGATTGCCGAAGAACTCGGGCTGCCGGTGTTCTATCCGGGGATCGTGATGGAAGGCGGCGCGGTTGACTTCAACGGCGCGGGCACGGTGCTGACGACGACTTCGTGCCTGCTCAACAAGAATCGGAACCGGACGCTCTCAAAGACCGACATCGAGTGCTTCCTGCGCGACTACTACGGGCAGCAGCACGTGGTGTGGCTCGGTGACGGCATCGAGGGCGATGACACCGACGGCCACATCGACGACCTGGCGCGCTTCGTCGATGCGCGGACGATTGCGATTGGCATCGAGACGAACCGGCGCGATCCGAACTTCGCGATCCTGCAGCGCGCTCGTCGCGCGCTCGACAAGGCGCGCGACCAGGACGGCCGGCCGTTCGACATCCTCGAGCTGCCCATGCCAAAGCCGCTCTCGTATGACGGCCAGCGGCTGCCGGCGACCTACCTCAACTTCTACTTCGTGAACGGGGCGCTGCTGGTGCCGACCTTCGGCCAGCCCGCACGTGACCGCCAGGCCATGGCCGTGCTGCAGCGCCACCTGCCCGGCCGCAAGGTCATTGGCGTCGATTGCCGCGCCCTGATCTGGGGTTTGGGCGCAATTCACTGCTTTACGCAGCAAATGCCCAAGTTCTAG
- the rpmE gene encoding 50S ribosomal protein L31, with the protein MKPNIHPEYKEVEAHCACGAKWMTKSTSKDLHLDVCSSCHPFFTGRQKLLDTEGRITRFTKKFGAQTVEARKTADKAVKATKAKAAKKAN; encoded by the coding sequence ATGAAGCCGAATATTCACCCGGAATACAAAGAAGTCGAAGCCCACTGCGCGTGCGGCGCGAAGTGGATGACCAAGTCCACGAGCAAGGACCTGCACTTGGACGTCTGCTCCAGCTGCCACCCCTTCTTCACGGGCCGCCAGAAGTTGCTCGACACCGAAGGCCGCATCACGCGCTTCACCAAGAAGTTCGGCGCGCAGACGGTGGAAGCCCGCAAGACCGCCGACAAGGCCGTCAAGGCAACCAAGGCCAAGGCCGCGAAGAAGGCCAACTAG
- a CDS encoding tetratricopeptide repeat protein: MAAGGPVFEFDEFRLDAGKRLLSKSGQVVAILPKAFNLLVFLVQHRHRALDKDEILHGVWPGTFVSEANLTQNISVLRKALGESPREHRYIVTVPGRGYRFAAEVHEPLPSTGNQVRAHKLTTRARHWLNKRLTETILEAITGFIEATDADPEFAPAWVGLSDAYALLSLYGASLPAAVFPRAKAAAETALRFDPGQAEAHNALGVVELFYEWNWPAAEQAFQRAIALNPNYGDAYQRYGLYLTAMGRFDEARRALARAEALDPLSRIIPTIAGYPAYYGRDYQAAARQFRHVLQVDPNFSMAHFRLGLALAQMGRFDEALAELGISKQLSNDRDVVAALGRVHAMMGNTAAALEAVKELHVRSKSTFVPSYSVAVIYAALGQTATALEWLQRAFAERSYWMIYRNIDPALDPLRIEPGFDAIARQVAPRGSPVATGLD, translated from the coding sequence ATGGCGGCCGGGGGTCCAGTATTCGAATTCGATGAGTTCCGGCTGGATGCTGGAAAGCGCCTGCTCTCCAAATCCGGACAAGTGGTCGCGATCCTTCCGAAGGCCTTTAATCTGCTCGTGTTCCTCGTCCAGCACCGGCACCGCGCGCTCGACAAGGATGAGATCCTACACGGGGTTTGGCCGGGAACGTTCGTCAGCGAAGCCAACCTCACGCAGAACATCTCGGTACTTCGCAAGGCCCTGGGCGAGTCGCCTCGCGAGCATCGCTACATTGTGACGGTGCCGGGTCGCGGGTATCGCTTTGCCGCCGAGGTGCACGAGCCGCTGCCGTCGACCGGCAACCAGGTTCGCGCCCACAAGCTGACGACGCGGGCTCGCCACTGGCTCAACAAGCGCCTGACCGAAACCATCCTCGAGGCCATCACCGGTTTCATCGAGGCGACCGATGCGGACCCCGAGTTTGCGCCGGCCTGGGTCGGGCTGTCCGATGCCTATGCCCTGCTCAGCCTCTACGGCGCGTCGTTGCCGGCCGCGGTGTTTCCCAGAGCCAAGGCCGCAGCCGAGACCGCACTCCGTTTTGATCCCGGCCAAGCCGAGGCTCACAACGCCCTCGGCGTGGTCGAATTGTTTTACGAGTGGAACTGGCCCGCAGCCGAGCAGGCCTTCCAGCGGGCCATCGCCCTCAATCCCAACTATGGCGATGCCTACCAGCGTTATGGGTTGTACCTGACGGCGATGGGCCGTTTCGACGAGGCGCGGCGGGCACTGGCCCGGGCCGAGGCACTCGACCCGCTGTCGCGCATCATCCCGACCATTGCCGGCTACCCGGCCTACTACGGTCGCGACTACCAGGCGGCCGCGCGCCAGTTCCGCCACGTCTTACAGGTCGACCCTAATTTCTCGATGGCCCACTTCAGGCTGGGCCTGGCGCTGGCGCAGATGGGCCGCTTCGACGAGGCCCTGGCCGAGCTCGGCATCTCGAAGCAGCTGTCGAACGATCGGGATGTGGTGGCCGCCCTCGGCCGCGTGCACGCGATGATGGGCAACACCGCTGCGGCGCTGGAGGCTGTCAAGGAACTGCACGTCCGCTCGAAGTCGACCTTCGTGCCGTCGTACTCGGTGGCGGTGATCTACGCCGCGCTTGGGCAGACGGCGACCGCTCTCGAATGGTTGCAGCGCGCCTTTGCCGAGCGGTCGTATTGGATGATCTATCGCAACATCGACCCGGCGCTGGATCCGCTGCGGATCGAGCCGGGGTTCGATGCGATCGCGCGCCAGGTCGCCCCGCGGGGCTCGCCGGTGGCGACCGGCCTAGACTGA
- a CDS encoding ribonuclease H-like domain-containing protein, which produces MSTLDRLRGIVQGTRPSAVPVVAPELEQSTSRSESDGLSHRLPATAEAAALRTSHAAGVLGGTVKDRAEGAVIIVDREYRAGDLHGRRRIGDLIDTIHEGQDALATMACAWPSAKGVGGTLLFLDLETTGLFGGAGTQAFLVGCAAIDGDSIRVRQFMMPGFEHERAVLHEMAAWAATHGALVTYNGRTFDVPLIETRFLFHRVPFPLAEVPHLDMLHAARRLWRGRPNTAGPDPDESSCSLSVLEKHLAGVHRVGDVPGFEIPSRYFQFVRDGDARPLEAVLEHNRLDLISLAAVMARALTLVGGGPLESSNPHECLGLARLYERAGASANAEAALLRSIDLAKRIGSEPEVHGEALRRLAWLRRRARRVHEAADAWRELASLPRCAAALRREAKEALAIYHEHRSRDLGAARSLVLDVLKDDPLGRRKVEAEHRLQRLDRKLSAATPGGLLSALEDSV; this is translated from the coding sequence ATGTCCACGCTCGATCGGCTCCGGGGCATTGTCCAGGGCACCAGGCCATCGGCCGTGCCCGTGGTCGCGCCCGAGCTTGAACAGTCGACTTCGCGTTCGGAGAGCGATGGCTTGAGCCATCGCTTGCCGGCGACCGCTGAAGCGGCCGCCCTCCGCACGTCTCATGCCGCCGGAGTTCTTGGCGGCACCGTGAAGGATCGCGCCGAAGGCGCCGTGATCATCGTGGACCGCGAGTATCGAGCCGGCGACCTCCACGGCCGGCGCCGCATCGGCGACCTCATCGACACGATCCATGAGGGGCAGGACGCGCTGGCGACGATGGCGTGCGCTTGGCCCTCGGCGAAGGGGGTTGGTGGCACCCTCCTGTTCCTCGACCTCGAGACCACGGGACTCTTCGGCGGCGCCGGCACCCAGGCGTTTCTCGTCGGCTGCGCGGCAATCGACGGCGACTCCATTCGCGTCCGGCAGTTCATGATGCCGGGCTTCGAGCACGAACGCGCCGTCCTCCACGAGATGGCGGCGTGGGCCGCCACGCACGGCGCGCTGGTGACCTACAACGGCCGCACCTTCGACGTGCCGTTGATCGAAACCCGGTTCCTGTTTCACCGGGTGCCGTTCCCGCTGGCCGAGGTGCCGCACCTCGACATGCTGCACGCGGCCCGCCGCTTGTGGCGGGGCCGCCCCAATACCGCCGGACCGGATCCGGACGAGAGCAGTTGCTCGCTGTCGGTCCTCGAAAAGCACCTGGCGGGCGTGCACCGCGTCGGCGACGTGCCCGGCTTCGAGATCCCCTCGCGCTATTTCCAGTTTGTCCGCGACGGCGATGCGCGGCCGCTGGAAGCCGTGCTCGAGCACAACCGCCTCGACCTGATCTCGCTGGCGGCGGTGATGGCGCGGGCGCTGACGCTGGTGGGCGGCGGGCCGCTCGAGTCGTCTAACCCTCACGAATGCCTCGGCCTGGCACGGCTGTACGAGCGCGCCGGCGCGTCAGCGAATGCCGAGGCCGCGTTGCTGCGGAGCATCGACCTGGCGAAGCGCATCGGCAGCGAGCCCGAGGTCCACGGCGAGGCCTTGCGGCGATTGGCGTGGTTGCGGCGGCGGGCGCGTCGCGTGCACGAAGCCGCGGATGCCTGGCGGGAACTGGCGTCGTTGCCCCGCTGCGCGGCCGCGCTGCGGCGCGAGGCGAAAGAAGCGCTGGCGATCTATCACGAGCATCGCTCGCGCGACCTGGGCGCCGCGCGCTCGCTGGTGCTGGATGTGTTGAAGGACGACCCGCTGGGCCGGCGCAAGGTCGAAGCCGAACATCGCCTGCAGCGGCTGGATCGCAAGCTCTCGGCGGCCACGCCGGGCGGGCTGCTTTCGGCGCTCGAAGACTCAGTCTAG
- a CDS encoding DEAD/DEAH box helicase, translating into MASDHSTLPARRSQEHKQIALQSALQVLASGSALDRPDTPDEVVTAVRRLPAVEAAYAPFPANIDPRLRAALEARGVQQLYTHQAESFDLVSQGRQVVVTTPTASGKTLCYNLPVLDRILKNPATRALYLFPTKALAQDQMAELHELVGAIGNVGGDEIGVHTYDGDTPQDARRTIRTRAHIVLSNPDMVHSGILPHHPRWAKLFENLQFIVIDELHAYRGVFGSHLANVLRRLQRICRHYGSNPQFICSSATIANPSELAERLAERPFALVDKSGAPRGEKFFVFVNPPVVNRELGIRKSYIAESRRVAGEFLRRNLQVIVFAQSRLTTEILTTYLKEDFEDVPGMPERIRGYRGGYLPLRRREIEKGLRAGQVRGVVSTNALELGIDIGALDVCVMAGYPGTIASTWQRAGRAGRRSGQSAAVMVSSSAPIDQFVVRHPAYFFDASPEHALVNPDNLHILVDHVKCAAFELPFTTEESYGQVNVQEVLGVLQESGLVHRSGHDDELGQWHWTSESYPANAVSLRSISSDNFVITDHTNGPKVIGETDFTSALATLHPKAIYMVEGKIFQVEELDFVGRKAHVKEVDCDYYTTAITYTKVTILDRFATDAPSVALHGEVHVVSRVVGFKKIKFHTNENVGSGELDLPEQQMHTTSYWLEVPLAVMSALPYATDDRRDGVVGLAFAMKQVAQLLLMCDARDIGLSVNTGDHDQSGTDWPRIFIYDAYPGGIGFSAPLWGMQQELLSKTSALIAGCDCETGCPMCVGPIGETGPLAKTVALRLLEHLLAPRLEGDGFSHRPVAATAEAVALRTQDEVPF; encoded by the coding sequence ATGGCGTCCGATCACTCGACGCTGCCCGCTCGGCGTTCGCAGGAACACAAGCAGATCGCCCTCCAGAGCGCGCTCCAGGTCCTGGCTTCAGGCTCGGCGCTCGACCGCCCGGATACCCCAGACGAGGTTGTGACCGCGGTGCGGCGGCTGCCTGCGGTGGAGGCGGCCTACGCGCCGTTCCCGGCCAACATCGATCCCAGGCTGCGCGCGGCGCTTGAAGCGCGCGGGGTGCAGCAGCTGTACACCCACCAGGCGGAATCCTTCGATCTCGTCTCGCAAGGCCGCCAGGTGGTGGTCACCACGCCGACCGCCTCGGGCAAGACCCTCTGCTACAACCTGCCCGTTCTCGATCGCATCCTGAAGAACCCGGCGACGCGCGCGCTGTATCTGTTCCCGACCAAGGCGCTGGCGCAGGATCAGATGGCCGAGCTGCACGAGCTGGTGGGCGCCATCGGCAACGTTGGTGGGGATGAGATCGGCGTCCACACCTACGATGGCGATACGCCGCAGGACGCGCGCCGCACCATCCGCACGCGCGCGCACATCGTGCTCAGCAATCCCGACATGGTGCACTCGGGGATCCTCCCGCACCACCCGCGGTGGGCCAAGCTCTTCGAGAATCTCCAGTTCATCGTCATCGACGAATTGCATGCGTATCGCGGCGTGTTCGGCAGCCATCTGGCCAACGTGCTGCGTCGCCTGCAGCGCATCTGCCGGCACTACGGATCGAATCCGCAGTTTATCTGCTCGTCGGCGACCATCGCCAACCCGTCGGAGCTGGCGGAGCGGCTGGCGGAACGGCCGTTCGCTCTCGTCGACAAGAGCGGCGCCCCAAGAGGCGAGAAGTTCTTCGTCTTCGTCAATCCGCCGGTGGTGAATCGCGAGCTTGGCATCCGCAAGTCGTACATCGCGGAATCGCGGCGCGTGGCGGGGGAGTTCCTGCGCCGCAACTTGCAGGTGATCGTGTTCGCGCAGAGCCGGCTCACCACCGAGATTCTGACGACCTATCTCAAGGAAGACTTCGAGGACGTGCCCGGCATGCCCGAGCGCATTCGCGGCTATCGCGGCGGCTACCTGCCGCTGCGCCGGCGCGAGATCGAGAAAGGCCTGCGCGCCGGCCAGGTGCGCGGCGTGGTCTCGACCAACGCGCTCGAGCTCGGCATCGACATCGGCGCGCTCGACGTGTGCGTGATGGCCGGCTATCCCGGCACGATTGCCTCCACGTGGCAGCGCGCCGGCCGCGCCGGCCGCCGCAGCGGCCAGTCGGCGGCGGTAATGGTGTCGTCCAGCGCGCCGATCGACCAGTTCGTGGTGCGCCACCCCGCGTACTTCTTCGACGCCTCGCCCGAACACGCGCTGGTCAATCCCGACAACCTGCACATCCTGGTGGACCACGTGAAGTGCGCGGCGTTCGAACTGCCGTTCACCACGGAGGAGTCGTACGGCCAGGTGAACGTGCAGGAAGTGCTGGGCGTGCTGCAGGAGTCGGGCCTCGTGCACCGGTCCGGCCATGACGACGAACTGGGGCAGTGGCATTGGACGAGCGAGTCGTACCCGGCCAACGCCGTGAGCCTGCGGTCGATCTCGTCCGACAACTTCGTCATCACCGATCACACCAACGGACCGAAGGTGATTGGCGAGACCGACTTCACGAGCGCGCTGGCAACGCTGCACCCCAAGGCCATCTACATGGTGGAGGGCAAGATCTTCCAGGTCGAAGAGCTCGACTTCGTCGGCCGCAAGGCGCACGTCAAGGAAGTGGACTGCGATTACTACACGACCGCGATCACCTACACCAAGGTGACCATCCTCGATCGCTTCGCCACCGACGCGCCGAGCGTCGCGCTGCACGGCGAGGTGCACGTGGTATCGCGCGTCGTCGGGTTCAAGAAGATCAAGTTCCACACCAACGAGAACGTCGGCTCGGGCGAGCTCGACCTGCCCGAGCAGCAGATGCACACGACGTCGTACTGGCTCGAGGTTCCGCTCGCGGTGATGAGCGCGCTGCCCTACGCGACTGACGACCGCCGCGACGGCGTGGTCGGCCTGGCGTTTGCCATGAAGCAGGTGGCGCAGCTGCTGCTGATGTGCGATGCAAGGGATATTGGCCTATCCGTGAATACCGGTGATCACGACCAGTCCGGAACGGACTGGCCGAGGATCTTCATCTACGACGCCTACCCGGGCGGCATCGGCTTCAGTGCGCCGCTGTGGGGCATGCAGCAGGAACTGCTGTCGAAGACGAGTGCCCTGATTGCCGGCTGCGACTGCGAGACCGGGTGCCCGATGTGCGTCGGCCCGATCGGCGAAACCGGTCCGCTCGCCAAGACCGTGGCCTTGCGGTTGCTCGAGCACTTGCTGGCGCCGCGTTTGGAGGGCGATGGCTTTAGCCATCGCCCCGTCGCAGCGACGGCTGAAGCCGTCGCTCTCCGAACGCAGGACGAGGTGCCTTTCTAG
- a CDS encoding OmpA family protein yields the protein MKQLTSFLVLAILLPGAAFAQEPGVDEDTCKGKDSALLSRMPGCGLYECTKKAFDAFDMVVNKAGEMETKEGSAEQLKYICPVTTSPLQLMRNAEAALRKAGYSPVFSGKHENHDFPAVTMRKGSQWISVQSAMFNEFPAYEMTAVLVQAMAQEISASAQAMSDAIAKSGKLDVYGITFATGQATITPASDAVLSDVAAVLAANADWKLRIEGHTDNVGDKAANLKLSNGRAAAVAAWLASKGIDATRLTTAGLGDTQPVAENTTEDGRARNRRVVLVKM from the coding sequence ATGAAACAGCTGACCTCGTTTCTAGTCCTCGCGATTCTGCTGCCGGGCGCCGCCTTCGCGCAGGAACCCGGCGTGGATGAAGACACCTGCAAAGGCAAGGATTCCGCATTGCTGTCGCGCATGCCGGGCTGCGGCTTGTACGAGTGCACGAAGAAGGCGTTCGACGCGTTCGACATGGTGGTGAACAAGGCGGGCGAGATGGAGACCAAGGAAGGCTCGGCCGAGCAACTGAAGTACATCTGCCCGGTCACGACCTCGCCCCTGCAACTCATGCGAAACGCCGAGGCGGCGCTGCGCAAGGCCGGCTACAGTCCGGTGTTCAGCGGCAAGCACGAAAATCACGACTTTCCCGCGGTAACCATGCGCAAAGGGTCCCAGTGGATCTCGGTGCAGTCGGCGATGTTCAACGAGTTTCCGGCCTACGAGATGACCGCCGTGCTGGTGCAGGCCATGGCCCAGGAGATATCCGCGAGCGCGCAGGCGATGTCTGACGCCATCGCGAAAAGCGGCAAGCTCGACGTCTACGGCATCACGTTCGCGACCGGCCAGGCCACCATCACGCCGGCATCGGACGCGGTCTTGAGCGACGTGGCCGCGGTGCTGGCCGCGAATGCCGACTGGAAGCTGCGCATCGAAGGGCATACCGACAACGTCGGCGACAAGGCCGCCAACCTGAAGCTGTCGAACGGCCGCGCCGCCGCGGTGGCGGCCTGGCTCGCGTCCAAGGGCATCGACGCGACACGCCTGACGACCGCCGGCCTTGGCGACACCCAGCCGGTGGCCGAGAACACCACCGAAGACGGCCGCGCCAGGAACCGCCGCGTCGTCCTGGTCAAAATGTAG
- a CDS encoding amino acid permease, with translation MATLVRRLGLLSSIGLVIGITIGGGIFRTPAGIATRVPEPMFMLGVWVLGGVIVLCGALAFAELSAAMPETGGMYVYLREGWGRPYGFLYGWAQLVLIRAAALGGISSVFGEYFMRVFGLDPVAHPAWADYLAAGAIIFAGATNIVGVQLGALFAGISTVTKFGALALLVLASFLLGGNSGASFSHLASTGAGVDAGVFGLALISVMWAYDGFADLTFASGEVKDPQRNLPRAIIIGTILIIAIYLLANAAYLYVSPIEKMAQSKLIAADTMGAMFGQAGVSFIAVVVMISTFGSLMGSMLASPRIFFAMADDQLLFAPIAKVHPTWHTPYVAISLASVLGVAMVMTQTFEQLTDTFVLAMWPFYALSVAAIYTLRRSQPNLHRPYKVIGYPYVPAVFIAAAVYLVVNALITDPLWTSITFGVVLLGLPVYYLWFRRVQ, from the coding sequence ATGGCTACCCTCGTCCGCCGCCTCGGCCTCCTGAGTTCAATTGGCCTCGTCATCGGCATCACCATTGGCGGCGGCATCTTCCGCACGCCCGCCGGCATCGCCACGCGCGTGCCCGAGCCGATGTTCATGCTCGGGGTGTGGGTGCTCGGCGGCGTCATCGTGCTGTGCGGCGCGCTCGCGTTTGCCGAACTGTCGGCGGCGATGCCCGAGACCGGCGGCATGTATGTCTACTTGCGTGAGGGCTGGGGGCGGCCGTACGGCTTTCTTTACGGATGGGCGCAGCTGGTCCTGATCCGCGCCGCCGCGCTGGGCGGCATCTCGTCGGTGTTCGGCGAGTACTTCATGCGGGTGTTCGGCCTCGACCCGGTGGCCCACCCGGCGTGGGCAGACTACCTCGCCGCCGGCGCCATCATCTTCGCCGGCGCCACGAACATCGTCGGGGTCCAGCTCGGCGCGCTGTTCGCCGGCATCTCGACGGTGACCAAGTTCGGCGCCCTGGCCTTGCTCGTGCTGGCGTCGTTCCTGCTCGGTGGCAACTCGGGGGCCTCGTTCTCGCACCTGGCCTCGACCGGCGCCGGCGTCGACGCCGGGGTGTTCGGCCTCGCGCTGATCTCGGTGATGTGGGCCTACGACGGCTTCGCCGACCTGACCTTCGCCAGCGGCGAGGTGAAGGACCCCCAGCGCAACCTGCCCCGCGCCATCATCATCGGCACCATCCTCATCATCGCCATCTACCTGCTCGCCAACGCCGCCTACCTGTATGTGAGCCCGATCGAGAAGATGGCGCAGTCGAAGCTGATTGCGGCCGACACCATGGGCGCCATGTTCGGACAAGCCGGCGTCTCGTTCATCGCGGTGGTGGTGATGATCTCGACCTTCGGCTCGCTGATGGGCAGCATGCTCGCCTCACCGCGCATCTTCTTCGCGATGGCCGACGACCAGCTGCTGTTCGCGCCCATCGCCAAGGTCCACCCGACGTGGCACACGCCGTACGTGGCCATCAGCCTGGCCAGCGTGCTGGGCGTGGCCATGGTAATGACGCAGACCTTCGAGCAGTTGACGGATACGTTCGTGCTGGCGATGTGGCCGTTCTATGCGTTGAGCGTGGCGGCCATCTACACCCTGCGCAGGTCGCAGCCCAACCTGCACCGCCCCTACAAGGTGATTGGCTACCCCTACGTGCCGGCGGTGTTCATCGCGGCCGCGGTCTACCTGGTCGTCAACGCCCTGATCACCGATCCGTTATGGACGTCGATCACCTTCGGCGTCGTGCTGCTGGGCCTGCCGGTGTACTACCTGTGGTTCAGAAGGGTTCAGTAG
- a CDS encoding SDR family oxidoreductase, whose product MDLGLTGKVAVVTGGSRGLGFAAAQALIAEGAHVVVCARGAEQLQKSVEQLRAAAADGATAEGVVADVSSERDLANVVETAVSRFGRLDVLVNNVGVAKGGDLEATSDAEWQEAFDLTLFPAVRASRLAVPHLRKQGGAIVIVSSIFGRESGGRMTYNAVKAAEISLTKSLAQQLAKDQIRVVSVAPGSILFEGGSWWKRQQADPKGIAEFIAHELPFGRFGRPEEVGAAIAFLASPKAGWVSGTTVVVDGCQSRMF is encoded by the coding sequence ATGGACTTAGGGCTCACGGGAAAGGTAGCGGTCGTGACCGGCGGTAGCCGCGGGTTGGGTTTCGCGGCGGCGCAGGCGTTGATTGCCGAGGGCGCCCACGTGGTGGTGTGCGCGCGTGGCGCGGAGCAACTGCAGAAGTCGGTGGAGCAGTTGCGCGCTGCCGCGGCGGACGGGGCGACGGCCGAGGGCGTCGTCGCCGATGTCTCATCCGAGCGCGACCTGGCCAACGTGGTCGAGACCGCGGTCAGCAGGTTCGGGCGCCTCGACGTGCTGGTGAACAACGTCGGAGTGGCGAAGGGCGGCGACCTCGAGGCCACCAGCGACGCCGAGTGGCAGGAAGCGTTCGACCTGACGCTGTTCCCGGCGGTCCGCGCCTCGCGGCTGGCCGTGCCGCACCTGCGCAAGCAGGGCGGCGCCATCGTCATCGTGTCGTCGATCTTCGGCCGCGAGTCGGGTGGCCGCATGACTTACAACGCCGTCAAGGCCGCCGAAATCAGCCTCACCAAGTCCCTCGCGCAACAACTGGCGAAGGATCAGATTCGCGTCGTCTCGGTGGCGCCCGGGTCGATCCTGTTCGAGGGCGGGTCGTGGTGGAAGCGGCAGCAGGCCGACCCGAAGGGCATCGCCGAGTTCATCGCGCACGAGCTGCCGTTCGGCCGCTTCGGCCGCCCCGAAGAAGTCGGCGCCGCCATCGCGTTTCTCGCCTCACCCAAGGCCGGTTGGGTCAGCGGCACCACGGTCGTTGTGGACGGTTGCCAGTCGCGGATGTTTTGA
- a CDS encoding DUF547 domain-containing protein — protein MRPISIALLLLITAGLPAAQEPAPVTVDPLHRPFDEVLDLYVRDGLVYYYALRQERAKFDRYVASIGEVSADTVSKWPQPRQLSYWINAYNAFVLRTVIDSYPIRGRAADYPATSIRQIPGAFERRTFRAGGRQLTLDAIERDVIGGFDDPRALLALSRGAVGGSRLKSEAYSADRLDQQLTAMTSELVTRRVLVQVDAGNNRLSVNPMFSWREALFTRTLANRAPAMYATRSPLERAVLALIEPLIVPNEREFLRKNEFNMVFHEFDWRLNDLTGR, from the coding sequence ATGCGTCCGATCAGTATTGCTCTGCTCCTCTTGATCACGGCCGGGCTGCCCGCCGCCCAGGAACCCGCGCCGGTGACCGTCGATCCCCTGCACCGGCCGTTCGACGAGGTCCTCGACCTCTACGTCCGCGACGGCCTCGTCTATTACTACGCGCTCAGGCAGGAGCGGGCGAAGTTCGATCGCTACGTGGCGTCGATTGGCGAGGTGAGCGCCGACACGGTGTCGAAGTGGCCGCAGCCGCGCCAGCTGTCTTACTGGATCAACGCCTACAACGCGTTCGTGCTGCGCACGGTGATCGACAGCTATCCCATTCGCGGGCGGGCGGCCGATTATCCGGCCACCAGCATCCGCCAGATTCCCGGCGCGTTCGAGCGCCGCACCTTTCGCGCCGGCGGGCGCCAGCTGACGCTCGACGCCATCGAGCGTGACGTGATCGGCGGCTTCGACGATCCGCGCGCCCTGCTCGCGCTCAGCCGCGGCGCGGTGGGCGGCAGCCGCCTCAAGAGCGAGGCCTATTCGGCCGACCGGCTGGACCAACAGCTGACGGCGATGACCAGCGAGCTGGTGACGCGCCGGGTCCTCGTGCAGGTGGATGCGGGCAACAACCGGTTGTCGGTCAACCCGATGTTCTCGTGGCGCGAGGCGCTCTTCACCCGGACCCTGGCCAACCGCGCGCCGGCGATGTATGCCACGCGCAGCCCGCTCGAGCGCGCCGTGCTGGCGCTGATCGAACCGTTGATTGTGCCGAATGAACGGGAGTTCCTGCGGAAGAACGAGTTCAACATGGTGTTTCACGAGTTCGACTGGAGATTGAACGATTTGACCGGTCGCTGA